Proteins encoded together in one Halogranum gelatinilyticum window:
- the msrA gene encoding peptide-methionine (S)-S-oxide reductase MsrA encodes MTTETATLGGGCFWCTEAAFKELEGVHGVTSGYAGGHVDNPSYKAVCREETGHAEVTRVEYDPDVIAYEDLLAVFFTVHDPTTLNRQGPDVGSQYRSIILYESDDQRRIAEEYIAGLEAENVYDDDIVTEVEALETFWEAEAYHQDYYEKNPGDAYCQFNADPKIRKVREKFGDKVKQEA; translated from the coding sequence ATGACGACTGAGACTGCGACGCTCGGCGGCGGCTGTTTCTGGTGTACCGAGGCGGCGTTCAAGGAGCTGGAGGGCGTCCACGGGGTCACCTCCGGCTACGCGGGGGGCCACGTCGACAACCCCAGCTACAAGGCCGTCTGCCGCGAGGAGACGGGCCACGCCGAGGTGACCCGCGTCGAGTACGACCCCGACGTCATCGCCTACGAGGACCTCCTGGCCGTCTTCTTCACGGTCCACGACCCGACGACGCTCAACCGACAGGGCCCGGACGTCGGCAGCCAGTATCGCTCCATCATCCTCTACGAGAGCGACGACCAGCGTCGCATCGCCGAGGAGTACATCGCCGGGCTGGAGGCGGAGAACGTCTACGACGACGACATCGTGACCGAGGTCGAGGCGTTAGAGACGTTCTGGGAGGCAGAGGCGTACCACCAGGACTACTACGAGAAGAACCCCGGCGACGCCTACTGTCAGTTTAACGCCGACCCGAAGATCCGGAAAGTGAGAGAGAAGTTCGGCGACAAGGTGAAACAGGAGGCGTAG
- a CDS encoding aldo/keto reductase encodes MEYTTLGDTGTTVSRLCLGCMSFGSGHDWMLDREEGEELVERALELGINFFDTANVYSAGESESILGDVLNEYGRDEVVVATKVRFPGATEHKNASGLSRKTIEQELDASLDRLGMDTIDLYQIHRWDYDTPIEQTLRALDDAVRRGKVRHIGASSMWAHQFAEALHTADRLGLERFQTMQNLYNLAYREEEREMLPLCAKENVGVMPWSPLGAGYLTRPHEEFDATTRGEHEEGVGRPYKEGGGVEVNERVQELADEKGYSMAQLSMAWLLHKDVVTTPILGTSSVEHLESAVEAFDIDLSDSELAYLEEPYEPVRVSGHE; translated from the coding sequence ATGGAGTACACCACACTCGGTGACACCGGCACGACCGTCAGCCGCCTCTGTCTCGGCTGCATGAGCTTCGGGAGCGGTCACGACTGGATGCTCGACCGTGAGGAGGGCGAGGAACTCGTCGAGCGCGCGCTGGAGCTCGGAATCAACTTCTTCGACACCGCGAACGTCTACTCGGCGGGCGAGAGCGAGTCCATCCTCGGCGACGTGCTGAACGAGTACGGCCGCGACGAGGTCGTCGTCGCCACGAAGGTCCGGTTCCCCGGCGCGACGGAGCACAAGAACGCCTCGGGACTGTCGCGGAAGACCATCGAGCAGGAACTCGACGCCTCCCTCGACCGACTGGGCATGGACACCATCGACCTCTATCAAATCCACCGCTGGGATTACGACACGCCCATCGAGCAGACCCTGCGCGCGCTCGACGACGCCGTCCGACGCGGGAAAGTCCGGCACATCGGTGCGTCGTCGATGTGGGCACACCAGTTCGCCGAGGCACTGCACACCGCGGACCGCCTCGGTCTCGAACGGTTCCAGACGATGCAGAACCTGTACAACCTCGCGTACCGGGAGGAGGAGCGCGAGATGCTGCCGCTGTGTGCGAAGGAGAACGTCGGCGTGATGCCGTGGTCGCCGCTCGGCGCGGGCTATCTGACCCGGCCGCACGAGGAGTTCGACGCGACGACCCGCGGCGAACACGAAGAGGGTGTCGGCCGACCGTACAAGGAGGGCGGCGGCGTCGAAGTCAACGAGCGCGTACAGGAACTCGCCGACGAGAAGGGCTACTCGATGGCGCAGCTGTCGATGGCGTGGCTGCTGCACAAGGACGTCGTCACGACGCCGATTCTCGGCACGTCGAGCGTCGAGCATCTCGAATCCGCCGTCGAGGCGTTCGACATCGACCTCTCGGACAGCGAGTTGGCGTATCTCGAAGAGCCGTACGAGCCGGTTCGCGTCTCGGGCCACGAGTAA
- a CDS encoding oxidoreductase: MSAPWTVERMPDCSEKTVVVTGANSGLGFEVTRAFAKKGATVVLACRSTERGEDAAQRVRDEVPDADLDVRHLDLANLDSVRSFAEGFLADYDNLDILCNNAGVMATPYRTTEDGFELQFGVNHLGHFALTGHLLPQLAETAAESGSETRVVTTSSGAHRMGEIDFDDLHHQRSYGKWEAYGQSKLANLLFAYELDRRLAVADVDVTSAAAHPGYAATNLQLRGPEMEGADLRERLMGLANNVVAQSAEMGALPILYAATADDVRGGDYIGPDGLAEMRGYPTKVQSTDTSYDMQLADELWAVSEDLTDVSYDFDALAGAAQPAD; the protein is encoded by the coding sequence ATGTCAGCACCGTGGACTGTCGAGCGGATGCCGGACTGTTCGGAGAAGACCGTCGTCGTCACGGGTGCCAACAGCGGCCTCGGCTTCGAGGTCACCCGTGCGTTCGCGAAGAAGGGGGCGACCGTCGTCCTCGCCTGTCGGAGCACGGAGCGCGGCGAGGACGCCGCCCAACGGGTCCGCGACGAGGTGCCCGACGCCGACCTCGACGTGCGGCATCTCGATCTCGCGAACCTCGACTCGGTTCGCTCCTTCGCCGAGGGCTTCCTCGCCGACTACGACAATCTGGACATCCTCTGTAACAACGCCGGGGTGATGGCGACGCCGTACCGGACGACCGAGGACGGATTCGAACTCCAGTTCGGCGTCAACCATCTCGGTCACTTCGCGCTCACGGGTCACCTTCTGCCCCAGCTGGCCGAAACAGCCGCCGAGTCCGGGAGCGAGACGCGCGTCGTCACCACCTCCAGCGGTGCCCACCGCATGGGAGAGATCGACTTCGACGACCTACACCACCAGCGGTCCTACGGCAAGTGGGAGGCCTACGGCCAGTCGAAGCTCGCGAACCTGCTGTTCGCGTACGAGCTGGACCGTCGCCTCGCCGTCGCCGACGTCGACGTGACGAGTGCCGCCGCCCATCCGGGCTACGCCGCGACCAACCTCCAGCTTCGCGGTCCGGAGATGGAAGGGGCTGACCTGCGCGAGCGGCTGATGGGGCTGGCGAACAACGTCGTCGCCCAGTCCGCCGAGATGGGCGCGCTACCCATCCTCTACGCGGCGACCGCCGACGACGTGCGCGGCGGCGACTACATCGGCCCGGACGGGCTGGCCGAGATGCGTGGCTATCCGACCAAAGTGCAGTCGACAGACACGTCGTACGATATGCAGCTCGCAGACGAGCTGTGGGCCGTCTCGGAGGATCTCACCGACGTCAGCTACGACTTCGACGCGCTCGCCGGGGCGGCCCAGCCGGCCGACTGA
- the ptsP gene encoding phosphoenolpyruvate--protein phosphotransferase — protein sequence MTERTLRGTGATPRAGVGTVVWYRPDASLELDDPETVPESERAAERERFAAARDTAREELEVERDRTAERVGEEEAAVFSAHIQFLDDPQIDDGVADALGDGLPAEHAVREAFAGPIEQFEGMEGRMAERADDLRDVRDRLLRLLTGSERVNLAELPEGSVVLAERLTPSDTAQLDPERVAGFATVTGGRTSHAAIFARSLALPAVVGVGPDLETVEEGARVVVDGDTGDVVVDPSDERVAAVETGSGVEVTRERVATADGREIEVAANVGRSAELPGAVEQGADGIGLYRTEFLFLDRETPPDEDEQYETYVDALEAFPDGRVVVRTLDIGGDKQIPYLDLPEEENPFLGERGIRRSLGPDADLFETQLRALLRAGADAGEERRSASGRTQSGDDGGSRLSVMFPLVSTVDELDAALTRVEEVAADLEAEGVAHAIPELGVMVETPGSVFMAREFAARVDFLSIGTNDLAQYVMAAARENEHVAHLHDPLHPPVLRAIDRTVDAAHANDAWVGMCGEMAGDPDLTELLVGLGLDELSMSAVTVPEVKANVAATDGDDASDVADRVLTAETRADVVDLLGVE from the coding sequence ATGACCGAACGGACACTACGGGGGACGGGCGCGACACCCCGCGCCGGTGTCGGGACCGTCGTCTGGTACCGGCCGGACGCGAGCCTCGAACTCGACGACCCCGAGACGGTCCCCGAGAGCGAGCGTGCGGCCGAACGCGAGCGGTTCGCGGCCGCCCGTGACACCGCGCGAGAAGAACTCGAAGTCGAGCGCGACCGCACGGCCGAGCGCGTCGGAGAGGAGGAGGCCGCGGTCTTCAGCGCGCACATCCAGTTCCTCGACGACCCGCAGATCGACGACGGCGTCGCCGACGCGCTCGGCGACGGTCTCCCGGCCGAGCACGCCGTCCGCGAGGCCTTCGCTGGACCCATCGAGCAGTTCGAGGGGATGGAGGGCCGGATGGCCGAGCGCGCCGACGACCTCCGCGACGTGCGGGACCGCCTGCTCCGACTGCTCACTGGGAGCGAACGCGTGAACCTCGCCGAACTGCCGGAGGGGTCCGTCGTCCTCGCCGAGCGGCTGACGCCGAGCGACACCGCCCAACTCGACCCCGAGCGCGTGGCCGGCTTCGCCACCGTCACCGGCGGCCGGACGTCCCATGCCGCTATCTTCGCGCGGTCGCTCGCACTCCCGGCCGTCGTCGGCGTCGGTCCCGACCTGGAGACCGTCGAGGAGGGCGCGCGGGTCGTCGTCGACGGCGACACGGGCGATGTCGTCGTCGACCCGAGCGACGAGCGGGTCGCGGCCGTCGAGACCGGCTCGGGGGTGGAAGTGACTCGCGAGCGCGTCGCGACGGCCGACGGCAGAGAGATCGAGGTCGCCGCCAACGTCGGCCGGTCGGCGGAGTTGCCGGGTGCAGTCGAGCAGGGAGCCGACGGTATCGGTCTCTACCGCACGGAGTTCCTCTTTCTCGACCGCGAGACCCCACCAGACGAGGACGAGCAGTACGAGACGTACGTCGACGCCCTGGAGGCGTTCCCGGACGGCCGCGTCGTCGTCCGGACGCTCGACATCGGCGGCGACAAGCAGATCCCGTATCTCGACCTGCCCGAGGAGGAGAACCCCTTCCTCGGCGAGCGCGGGATTCGGCGGTCGCTCGGCCCCGACGCCGACCTGTTCGAGACACAGTTGCGGGCACTCCTGCGGGCCGGTGCCGACGCCGGAGAGGAGCGACGCTCCGCAAGCGGCCGGACGCAATCAGGTGACGACGGCGGCAGCCGGTTGAGCGTCATGTTCCCGCTCGTCTCGACGGTCGACGAGTTGGACGCCGCACTCACCCGCGTCGAAGAGGTCGCCGCCGACCTGGAGGCCGAGGGCGTCGCCCACGCCATCCCCGAACTCGGCGTGATGGTCGAGACGCCGGGGTCGGTCTTCATGGCGCGGGAGTTCGCCGCCCGCGTCGACTTCCTCAGTATCGGGACGAACGACCTCGCGCAGTACGTCATGGCGGCCGCCCGCGAGAACGAACACGTCGCACACCTCCACGACCCGCTGCATCCACCCGTGCTTCGCGCCATCGACCGCACCGTCGACGCCGCCCACGCCAACGACGCCTGGGTCGGGATGTGCGGCGAGATGGCGGGCGACCCCGACCTGACCGAACTGCTCGTCGGCCTCGGTCTCGACGAACTGAGCATGAGTGCCGTCACGGTCCCCGAGGTGAAGGCGAACGTCGCGGCGACCGACGGCGACGACGCCAGCGACGTCGCCGACCGCGTGCTGACCGCGGAGACGCGGGCCGACGTGGTCGACCTCCTCGGCGTCGAGTAG
- a CDS encoding competence/damage-inducible protein A: MEVAILTVGDEILAGDTENTNASWVARQVTARGATVARILTVPDDAALITETVREWHDAFDAVVVMGGLGGTHDDVTMAAVADAFDRELVVEDAVAADVEATARAYRENNPEQFETYEDDLHIDVEAWASTPEGAEPLLNEVGLSPGCVVESVYVFPGPPAELKAMFETVADRFGGDLVSQTFYTPAPEGAMGEVFAGLHDRFDVVVGSYAARGSTPNRVKLNARDEATLADAVAWLRDNADVADDPDALQ; the protein is encoded by the coding sequence ATGGAAGTCGCGATTCTCACCGTCGGCGACGAGATTCTCGCCGGTGACACCGAGAACACGAACGCCTCGTGGGTCGCCCGACAGGTGACCGCTCGCGGGGCCACGGTGGCCCGCATCCTGACCGTCCCGGACGACGCCGCGCTCATCACGGAGACGGTCCGCGAATGGCACGACGCCTTCGACGCCGTCGTCGTCATGGGCGGACTCGGGGGGACGCACGACGACGTGACGATGGCCGCCGTCGCCGACGCCTTCGACCGCGAGCTGGTCGTCGAGGACGCGGTCGCCGCCGACGTCGAGGCGACCGCCCGCGCCTACCGCGAGAACAACCCCGAGCAGTTCGAGACCTACGAGGACGACCTCCACATCGACGTCGAGGCGTGGGCGTCGACGCCCGAGGGAGCCGAACCGCTGCTCAACGAGGTCGGTCTCTCGCCGGGCTGTGTCGTCGAGTCGGTCTACGTCTTCCCCGGCCCGCCCGCGGAGCTGAAGGCGATGTTCGAGACGGTTGCCGACCGCTTCGGGGGCGACCTCGTCAGTCAGACCTTCTACACGCCCGCGCCGGAGGGTGCGATGGGCGAGGTGTTCGCAGGGCTGCACGACCGCTTCGACGTTGTCGTCGGCAGCTACGCCGCCCGCGGGTCGACGCCGAACCGCGTGAAGCTCAACGCCCGCGACGAGGCGACGCTCGCCGACGCCGTCGCGTGGCTCCGCGACAACGCCGACGTCGCCGACGACCCCGACGCTCTCCAGTAA
- a CDS encoding DUF7575 domain-containing protein yields the protein MDQRKEKRTWLAVVLAIPVVGFGHLYLRRWLRAVGWILLTFGASMFVPPEQLEALSAWQQALFTTGSVSGVTAPEFSALAPVLAVALMSIADAYMVARRHNAQVRMQAATMAAMDGDVADADVVTCPACGREVEADLDFCHWCTTEFERPQD from the coding sequence ATGGACCAACGGAAAGAGAAGCGAACGTGGCTCGCGGTGGTGCTCGCGATCCCCGTTGTCGGCTTCGGCCATCTCTATCTCCGCCGCTGGCTGCGAGCGGTCGGCTGGATACTGCTGACGTTCGGCGCGTCGATGTTCGTCCCGCCGGAGCAGCTCGAAGCGTTGTCGGCCTGGCAGCAGGCACTGTTCACGACCGGGAGCGTCTCGGGCGTCACGGCCCCGGAGTTCAGCGCGCTCGCGCCGGTCCTCGCCGTCGCACTCATGAGTATCGCCGACGCGTACATGGTCGCGCGCCGCCACAACGCGCAGGTTCGGATGCAGGCGGCGACGATGGCCGCTATGGACGGCGACGTCGCCGACGCCGACGTCGTCACCTGTCCGGCCTGTGGCCGCGAGGTCGAGGCCGACCTGGACTTCTGTCACTGGTGTACGACGGAGTTCGAGCGGCCGCAGGACTAG
- a CDS encoding helix-turn-helix domain-containing protein, whose protein sequence is MDKLADVSADALRTALGDVESAKAAKRLMVALDYKDDVSVDVLTERYGIPRSTLYYWLDRFEERSIADAIEDEPRPGRPPRLTEAARETLRSDLADDPAAHGYDADEWTPELVQTHVEREYGVSYSTGHVRRLLREFELAA, encoded by the coding sequence ATGGACAAACTCGCCGACGTCAGTGCCGACGCACTGCGAACTGCCCTCGGTGACGTCGAGAGCGCGAAGGCGGCGAAACGGCTGATGGTCGCGCTCGACTACAAGGACGACGTCTCCGTCGACGTCCTCACCGAGCGGTACGGAATCCCGCGCTCGACGCTCTACTACTGGCTCGACCGGTTCGAGGAACGCTCTATCGCGGACGCTATCGAGGACGAGCCGCGTCCCGGTCGGCCGCCGCGGCTCACCGAGGCGGCCCGCGAGACGCTCCGTTCGGACCTCGCCGACGACCCGGCGGCCCACGGCTACGACGCCGACGAGTGGACGCCGGAACTCGTCCAGACGCACGTCGAACGCGAGTACGGCGTCTCCTACTCGACGGGTCACGTCCGCCGACTGCTGCGCGAGTTCGAACTGGCCGCGTAG
- a CDS encoding AI-2E family transporter produces the protein MNRTRAFFLFVLVAVAGLSLLVALPYSQYILFGVLLAYVLRPLHRRLTPRFGPRIAAGTLILATVFTVLLPVFVLLSVVLGQALSLLAAVRNGELDYDLVEDAIREYIGVSVDVRDVVRSLTLDVRAVLFDNALDVFGGLSNATVGLAVLLFVLYYLLKDGHRLLAWLRTSMPLPRDVQDELLETLDRLMWAVLVGNVLVAVVQGVLTGIGFAIVGLPSVLFWTVMTTALSLLPLIGASIVWFPAGVYLLVTGDIVAGGFILVYGSLIVSLSDNYLRPLIGGHEARLNPGLFIVGIFGGIGAFGVVGLFYGPIVLGALKGLVDIYSDVGDRLVPADASGVTAPAGATDATDVADATDATDTTDTTDGPTDSE, from the coding sequence ATGAACCGCACCCGTGCGTTCTTCCTCTTCGTTTTGGTCGCCGTCGCGGGACTCTCTCTTCTCGTCGCGCTTCCGTACTCGCAGTATATCCTGTTCGGCGTCCTCCTCGCCTACGTCCTCCGACCGTTACACCGGCGGCTCACTCCCCGGTTCGGCCCTCGAATCGCCGCGGGCACGCTCATCCTCGCGACGGTCTTCACCGTCTTACTCCCGGTCTTCGTCCTCCTCAGCGTCGTTCTCGGACAGGCACTCTCGTTGCTCGCGGCGGTCAGAAACGGCGAACTGGACTACGATCTCGTCGAGGACGCCATCCGAGAGTACATCGGCGTCAGCGTCGACGTGCGGGACGTGGTCCGCTCGCTGACGCTCGACGTCCGCGCGGTGCTGTTCGACAACGCCCTCGACGTCTTCGGCGGGCTCTCGAACGCCACCGTCGGTCTCGCGGTGCTGCTCTTCGTCCTCTACTATCTGCTGAAGGACGGCCACCGGCTGCTCGCGTGGCTCCGCACGTCCATGCCGCTCCCTCGCGACGTCCAAGACGAGTTGCTCGAGACGCTGGATCGTCTGATGTGGGCCGTGCTCGTCGGCAACGTCCTCGTCGCGGTCGTCCAGGGGGTGCTGACGGGCATCGGCTTCGCCATCGTCGGTCTCCCGAGCGTCCTCTTCTGGACGGTGATGACGACGGCACTCTCCTTGCTCCCGCTCATCGGGGCCTCGATCGTCTGGTTCCCCGCTGGCGTCTATCTGCTCGTCACGGGTGACATCGTCGCCGGTGGCTTCATCCTCGTCTACGGCTCCCTCATCGTCAGCCTCTCGGACAACTATCTCCGGCCGCTCATCGGCGGCCACGAGGCGCGGCTCAATCCGGGGCTGTTCATCGTCGGTATCTTCGGCGGTATCGGCGCGTTCGGGGTCGTCGGTCTCTTCTACGGCCCCATCGTCCTCGGGGCGTTGAAGGGACTCGTCGACATCTACAGCGACGTGGGCGACCGCCTCGTGCCTGCGGACGCGTCCGGTGTGACC